One genomic window of Vicinamibacterales bacterium includes the following:
- a CDS encoding bifunctional YncE family protein/alkaline phosphatase family protein, producing the protein MKNSIVGLMTAALFLSGYLALTPVAQRAADTVRRPGPVEDGATLLPNGWRIAPAGRHLPVGDFPMAFVPSPDGRYLIVSNNGYATPSLVVVDSRTFTIRSTLPIDFAWLGLVWHPDGKRLYTTGQAIVSEFGFEDGTLTPLRTFALPPSKTGLGGGLAVDAQGRRLFATRPLEQALLTIDLDRGTVEKTVDLAAEAYACLLAPDGRRLFVSLWGGAKVLVFDASTLTLVGEAAVGEHPNAMALSHDGQRLFVACANTNAVWVVDAGSLAATEQIGVALYPKAPAGTTPNALALSPDGRTLLVANADNNALAVVDVSKAGQSRVKGFIPTGWYPTAVGFDAKASRFYVLSGKGLTSKANPGGPHPTTGRNDQYIAGLLIGSISEVSVPDAKTLSQLTKRVLSLTPYTDVKRLAPSGAPLGTAIPTVVGRPSPIKHVFYIIRENRTYDQVLGDVKGGDGDPSLCLFGADVTPNVHALVQNFALFDNFFVDAEVSYDGHAFSTAAYATDVVEKIWPTNYGGRGGRYLSEGGGQMRNAYGNLAAPSQGYIWDAARRANLTVRSYGEFVQHGTDFEDKVSPLKATVPGLEGLVHPEFPPFDMDITDQVRADIWLKEFRQFEQNGKLPRLSIIRLPRDHTAGTRAGSHTPRAMIADNDLALGRIIDAISHSRYWKNSAVFVLEDDAQNGPDHVDAHRSVLVVVSPFVKRRTIDHTLYTTCGVLRTIELILGLPPMSQYDAAAAPIYRAFTGKADLRPFQAVAARVPLGDRNQRHAPGAAASARMDFSAPDRAPDLLLNEVIWQSVRGASSLMPPPRRAAWVKRIADDDENDNH; encoded by the coding sequence ATGAAGAACTCGATTGTCGGTCTGATGACTGCCGCGCTCTTCCTGTCTGGTTATCTGGCTCTCACTCCCGTCGCCCAACGGGCCGCCGATACGGTGCGCCGGCCGGGTCCCGTCGAGGACGGCGCGACACTGCTGCCCAACGGTTGGCGGATCGCACCGGCTGGACGCCACCTCCCGGTGGGCGATTTTCCGATGGCGTTCGTCCCCTCGCCGGACGGCCGGTACCTGATTGTCTCCAACAACGGCTACGCCACGCCTTCGCTTGTGGTGGTGGACAGCCGCACGTTCACGATCAGGAGCACGCTGCCGATCGACTTCGCGTGGCTGGGTCTCGTCTGGCATCCCGACGGCAAGCGACTCTACACCACGGGCCAGGCCATCGTCTCGGAATTCGGGTTCGAGGACGGGACGCTGACGCCGCTCCGGACCTTCGCGCTGCCGCCATCGAAGACGGGCCTTGGCGGCGGCCTCGCGGTGGACGCGCAGGGGCGCCGGTTGTTCGCGACGCGCCCGCTCGAGCAGGCGCTCCTCACGATCGATCTCGATCGGGGGACGGTCGAGAAGACGGTGGACCTCGCGGCCGAAGCCTACGCGTGCCTTCTGGCGCCGGACGGAAGGCGGCTGTTCGTGTCGCTATGGGGCGGTGCGAAGGTGCTCGTGTTCGACGCGTCGACCCTGACGCTTGTGGGCGAGGCAGCGGTCGGCGAACACCCGAACGCGATGGCGCTCTCGCATGACGGCCAGCGGCTGTTCGTCGCCTGCGCCAACACGAATGCCGTCTGGGTGGTGGACGCAGGCTCGCTCGCGGCCACCGAACAGATCGGGGTGGCGCTATACCCGAAGGCGCCGGCGGGCACGACCCCGAACGCCCTGGCGCTGTCGCCGGATGGCCGCACGCTCCTGGTCGCCAACGCCGACAACAACGCGCTGGCGGTTGTCGATGTCTCGAAGGCCGGGCAGAGCCGGGTGAAGGGCTTCATCCCAACCGGCTGGTATCCCACGGCGGTGGGTTTCGACGCGAAGGCATCCCGGTTCTACGTGCTCTCAGGGAAAGGACTGACGTCAAAGGCGAATCCAGGCGGCCCACATCCGACGACCGGGCGCAACGACCAGTACATCGCGGGGCTGCTGATCGGCTCGATTTCAGAGGTGTCCGTGCCGGACGCGAAGACGCTGTCGCAGTTGACCAAGCGCGTCCTCTCGCTCACACCCTACACGGACGTCAAGCGGCTGGCGCCGTCGGGGGCTCCGCTTGGCACGGCGATTCCGACGGTCGTCGGCCGTCCGTCGCCGATCAAGCACGTGTTCTACATCATTCGGGAGAACCGCACGTACGACCAGGTCCTCGGCGACGTGAAAGGCGGAGACGGCGACCCGTCGCTCTGTCTGTTCGGTGCCGACGTGACGCCGAACGTGCACGCCCTCGTTCAGAATTTCGCGCTCTTCGACAACTTCTTCGTCGATGCCGAGGTGAGTTACGACGGCCATGCGTTCTCGACCGCCGCGTACGCGACCGACGTCGTCGAGAAGATCTGGCCGACCAACTACGGCGGCCGGGGCGGCCGGTATCTGAGCGAGGGTGGCGGGCAGATGCGGAACGCCTACGGCAACCTGGCCGCGCCGTCGCAGGGCTATATCTGGGACGCGGCACGCCGGGCGAACCTCACCGTGCGCAGCTACGGCGAGTTCGTGCAGCACGGCACGGACTTCGAGGACAAGGTCTCCCCGCTCAAAGCCACCGTGCCAGGGCTCGAGGGGTTGGTGCACCCCGAGTTCCCGCCGTTCGACATGGACATCACCGATCAGGTGCGCGCCGACATCTGGCTGAAGGAATTCCGTCAGTTCGAGCAGAACGGCAAGCTGCCCCGCCTGTCGATCATCCGACTGCCGCGCGACCACACCGCCGGCACGCGAGCCGGGTCGCACACCCCACGCGCGATGATTGCGGACAACGACCTCGCGCTCGGCCGTATCATCGACGCGATTTCGCACAGCCGTTACTGGAAGAACTCGGCGGTCTTCGTGCTGGAAGACGACGCGCAGAACGGGCCGGATCACGTGGACGCGCACCGGTCCGTCCTCGTCGTCGTGAGCCCGTTCGTCAAGCGCCGCACGATCGATCACACGCTCTACACGACCTGCGGCGTCCTGCGGACCATCGAGTTGATTCTCGGCTTGCCCCCGATGAGCCAGTACGACGCGGCGGCAGCGCCGATCTACCGGGCGTTCACCGGCAAGGCCGATTTGAGGCCGTTCCAGGCCGTGGCGGCGCGGGTGCCTCTCGGGGACAGGAACCAGCGACACGCGCCGGGCGCGGCGGCGTCCGCCCGGATGGACTTCAGCGCCCCCGACCGCGCGCCGGATCTGTTGCTGAACGAGGTGATCTGGCAATCGGTGCGCGGCGCGTCGAGCCTGATGCCGCCACCCCGTCGCGCGGCATGGGTGAAACGGATTGCCGACGACGACGAGAACGACAACCACTGA
- a CDS encoding pitrilysin family protein, producing the protein MNRLIRGGLSAAVIAGLALTVTLGAATAPRVQFTDAKLENGLRVIIAEDHTAPTFSIAVTYNVGSRNERPGRTGFAHLFEHMMFKGSENVGSGEHFVLVYGNGGDMNGSTNKDRTNYFERLPANQLDLALFLEADRMKSLDITKDNLQNQISTVQEERRQSVDNQPYGRTMEALDGLMYENASYRHSVIGSMQDLTAATVDDVSAFFRTYYAPNNAVLAIVGDVKPVECLAKVRKYFEGIPSQPPPPEPDMTEPAQTREKRLTIDDPLVRMPRIDIAYHIPPANTADSEALNVLGTVLSSGRSSRFFENVVRQKQLATQAFAGALESRGPGQFRAIALVAPGKDVADVEAAVYAEIDRVKTGTIEDWELQKARNSARRSLLGGLTSSLQRAVMLSQYAVYYNDPNIINTKLGKISAVTAADVQRVAGKYLTPENRTVVITMPKPAAATKGGE; encoded by the coding sequence ATGAATCGTTTGATACGTGGTGGGTTGTCTGCAGCGGTGATAGCGGGGCTCGCCTTGACGGTGACACTCGGCGCCGCAACGGCACCCAGGGTGCAGTTCACCGACGCGAAGCTCGAGAACGGTCTCCGCGTGATCATCGCGGAGGACCACACGGCGCCGACCTTCTCCATCGCAGTCACCTACAACGTCGGCTCGCGCAACGAACGTCCCGGTCGCACCGGGTTCGCGCACCTCTTCGAGCACATGATGTTCAAGGGGTCCGAGAACGTCGGCAGCGGTGAGCACTTCGTGCTGGTCTACGGCAACGGCGGCGACATGAATGGGTCCACGAACAAGGACCGCACGAACTACTTCGAGCGGCTGCCAGCCAACCAGCTCGACCTCGCGCTGTTTCTCGAGGCGGACCGGATGAAGTCGCTCGACATCACGAAGGACAACCTGCAGAACCAGATCAGCACCGTCCAGGAGGAGCGCCGGCAGAGCGTGGACAACCAGCCGTACGGCAGGACGATGGAGGCGCTCGATGGTCTGATGTACGAGAACGCCAGCTACAGACACTCCGTGATTGGGTCGATGCAGGACCTGACGGCGGCGACGGTCGACGACGTGTCGGCCTTCTTCAGAACGTATTACGCGCCCAACAACGCCGTGCTCGCCATCGTCGGCGACGTCAAGCCCGTCGAGTGCCTCGCGAAGGTCCGGAAGTACTTCGAAGGCATCCCGTCGCAGCCGCCGCCGCCCGAACCGGACATGACCGAGCCGGCGCAAACCAGGGAAAAGCGGTTGACGATCGACGATCCGCTCGTGCGCATGCCGCGGATCGATATCGCGTATCACATCCCGCCGGCCAACACGGCCGACTCCGAGGCGTTGAACGTTCTCGGCACGGTGTTGTCGAGCGGCCGCAGTTCCCGGTTCTTCGAGAACGTGGTGCGGCAGAAGCAACTGGCGACCCAGGCGTTCGCGGGTGCCTTGGAGAGCCGCGGGCCCGGCCAGTTCCGGGCGATCGCGCTGGTGGCGCCGGGCAAGGACGTGGCCGACGTCGAAGCGGCCGTCTATGCCGAGATCGACCGCGTGAAGACCGGGACGATCGAGGATTGGGAGCTCCAGAAGGCGCGGAACTCCGCGCGCCGATCGCTCCTGGGCGGGCTGACCAGCTCGCTGCAGCGGGCGGTCATGCTGTCCCAGTACGCGGTGTACTACAACGATCCGAACATCATCAACACAAAGCTCGGCAAGATTAGTGCGGTGACCGCAGCAGACGTCCAGCGGGTGGCCGGCAAGTACCTGACGCCGGAGAATCGGACCGTGGTCATCACCATGCCGAAGCCGGCGGCTGCGACGAAGGGAGGCGAGTAA
- a CDS encoding pitrilysin family protein, with product MFTRTVTALALVALSAVGTSAQVPTQNAPAQTPSTKGVVLKGRAPVSNDILKVTLPRAQQADLVNGVHLIVLEDHRVPQISIRLDIRGAGGYFDPADMPGVATVVAAMLSEGTKTRTSQQIAEQLETLAASVNINSDMAFESTGVTASCLVDNLDQVLDLAADILLNPSFPEQELARYKLRTKAMLMQQRANPGALANEMFSRLVYGGHPAGRTLTAANVDTITRDALVAFHAARYAPDHAVIGVVGDTTLKEIKAKLDTKLAAWTKKGLAKPDVADPEAISAGKVSLVDRANSVQTNLIVGTQAIPRTSSDYDVLSVTNAIIGGGPTGRLFLNLREEKGYTYGAYSRMSTPRYRGDWGASTQVRTDVTEPALTEILKEVARLRDERIPDKEFQDKKRSLVANFALSLETPSAILGNYVTSWAYGMPADYWDKYPERIMAITQDQIQAAARKYFDSTRLQIVAVGDGKKIGEGLKKFGTLDIYDTDGKLVGGR from the coding sequence ATGTTCACGCGTACAGTCACCGCACTCGCGCTCGTCGCGCTGTCAGCGGTCGGCACCTCCGCGCAGGTGCCGACGCAAAACGCACCGGCCCAGACGCCGTCCACCAAGGGGGTGGTCCTGAAGGGCAGGGCCCCGGTGTCGAACGACATCCTGAAGGTCACGTTGCCACGCGCACAGCAGGCCGACCTCGTGAACGGGGTGCACCTCATCGTCCTCGAGGATCACCGCGTTCCGCAGATCTCGATACGCCTCGATATCCGGGGCGCGGGCGGCTATTTCGATCCTGCCGACATGCCGGGCGTGGCAACCGTCGTCGCGGCGATGCTGTCGGAAGGAACGAAGACACGCACGTCGCAGCAGATTGCCGAGCAACTCGAGACGCTGGCCGCAAGCGTGAACATCAACAGCGACATGGCGTTCGAGTCGACAGGGGTCACCGCGAGCTGCCTGGTCGACAACCTCGACCAGGTGCTCGATCTCGCTGCCGACATCCTGCTCAACCCGTCCTTCCCCGAGCAGGAGCTGGCGCGGTACAAGCTGCGCACCAAAGCGATGTTGATGCAGCAGCGCGCGAACCCGGGGGCGCTCGCCAACGAGATGTTCTCGCGGTTGGTGTACGGTGGACACCCTGCCGGCCGCACGCTGACGGCCGCGAACGTGGACACGATCACCCGCGACGCGCTCGTTGCCTTTCACGCCGCCCGATATGCACCCGACCACGCAGTCATTGGCGTGGTCGGCGACACGACGTTGAAGGAGATCAAGGCCAAGCTCGACACGAAGCTGGCGGCCTGGACGAAGAAGGGGCTGGCGAAGCCCGATGTCGCCGACCCCGAGGCGATCTCGGCCGGGAAGGTGTCGCTCGTCGACCGAGCCAACTCCGTGCAGACGAACCTCATTGTCGGGACACAGGCGATCCCGAGGACGAGCTCCGACTACGACGTGCTGTCGGTGACCAACGCGATCATCGGCGGGGGACCGACCGGGCGGCTGTTCCTGAACCTGCGCGAGGAGAAGGGCTACACGTACGGGGCATATAGCCGGATGAGCACGCCGCGGTACCGCGGCGACTGGGGGGCCAGCACGCAGGTGCGGACCGATGTCACCGAGCCCGCACTGACCGAGATCCTGAAGGAAGTCGCGCGCCTGCGCGATGAACGGATTCCCGACAAGGAATTCCAGGACAAGAAGCGCTCGCTCGTGGCGAATTTCGCGCTGTCGCTCGAGACGCCATCGGCGATCCTCGGCAACTACGTGACGAGCTGGGCGTACGGGATGCCCGCGGACTACTGGGACAAGTACCCCGAGCGAATCATGGCGATCACGCAGGACCAGATCCAGGCCGCGGCCCGGAAGTATTTCGATTCGACCCGGCTTCAGATCGTCGCCGTCGGCGACGGGAAGAAGATCGGTGAGGGGCTCAAGAAGTTCGGAACCTTGGACATCTACGATACTGACGGGAAACTGGTCGGCGGACGGTAA
- a CDS encoding aminotransferase class V-fold PLP-dependent enzyme codes for MPSRRTFLQHMTRSGAAAAVGLVGFREDALARLHSAAAAVADRSPQDVAQDETYWREIQQAFTLDRTLINLNNGGVCPSPRVVHEAFKRYLDISNQAPVYHMWQILEPGIETVRRMLAADFGCDPEEMAITRNASEALEIAQLGIDLQPGDEVLTTNQDYPRMLDTWEQRVRRDKIRLTKISLPVPATNLEEIAARVERAISPRTKIIHVCHVVNLTGQIFPVRDICRIARARGIRTIVDGAHAFQHFPFKLQDLECDYYGCSLHKWTLAPVGTGFLYVRRDLIASLWPLAPASLSLENNIRKFEEIGTHPAANHNAIAEALAFQHGIGLERKAARLRYLKERWARRLEKLSRIRINTNLDPAHSCALANVGIDGIEPGELYGHLFRKYRIITTPIVHAEFQGLRITPNVYTMLEEVDTFAEAMEEVVKRGSLK; via the coding sequence ATGCCCAGCCGTCGCACGTTTCTGCAGCACATGACCCGCAGCGGGGCGGCGGCGGCCGTCGGCCTCGTCGGGTTCCGGGAGGATGCGCTGGCCCGTCTCCACTCGGCGGCAGCGGCGGTGGCGGACCGGTCGCCCCAGGACGTCGCGCAGGACGAGACGTACTGGCGCGAGATCCAGCAGGCGTTCACGCTCGATCGCACGCTGATCAACCTGAACAACGGCGGCGTCTGCCCCAGCCCGCGCGTCGTGCACGAGGCGTTCAAGCGGTATCTCGACATCTCGAACCAGGCGCCGGTCTACCACATGTGGCAGATCCTCGAGCCGGGCATCGAAACCGTGCGGCGGATGCTCGCGGCCGACTTCGGCTGCGACCCGGAGGAGATGGCGATCACGCGCAACGCCAGCGAGGCGCTCGAGATCGCGCAGCTTGGAATCGATCTCCAACCGGGCGACGAGGTCCTGACGACGAATCAGGACTACCCGCGCATGCTCGATACCTGGGAGCAGCGGGTGCGGCGCGACAAGATCAGGCTGACGAAGATCTCGCTGCCCGTGCCCGCCACGAATCTCGAGGAGATCGCCGCGCGCGTCGAACGGGCGATCTCCCCGAGGACGAAGATCATTCATGTCTGCCACGTCGTGAACCTGACGGGCCAGATCTTCCCGGTGCGCGACATCTGCCGCATCGCCCGGGCGCGCGGCATCAGGACGATCGTGGACGGTGCCCATGCCTTCCAGCACTTCCCCTTCAAGCTGCAGGATCTGGAGTGCGACTACTACGGCTGCAGCCTGCACAAGTGGACGCTGGCGCCGGTCGGAACCGGGTTCCTCTATGTCCGCCGGGATCTGATTGCCAGTCTCTGGCCGCTGGCACCGGCAAGCCTGTCGCTCGAGAACAACATCCGCAAGTTCGAGGAGATCGGGACGCACCCGGCGGCCAACCACAACGCGATTGCCGAGGCGCTGGCGTTCCAGCACGGGATCGGCCTCGAACGGAAGGCCGCGCGGTTGCGCTACCTCAAAGAACGGTGGGCGCGCCGACTGGAGAAACTGTCGAGGATCCGGATCAACACGAACCTCGACCCTGCCCACTCCTGCGCGCTGGCCAACGTTGGAATCGACGGCATCGAGCCCGGCGAGCTCTACGGCCATCTCTTCAGGAAATACCGGATCATCACGACGCCGATCGTACACGCCGAGTTCCAGGGCCTGCGGATCACGCCGAACGTCTACACGATGCTGGAGGAGGTGGATACGTTCGCGGAGGCGATGGAAGAGGTGGTGAAGAGGGGGAGCCTGAAATAG
- a CDS encoding SDR family oxidoreductase, whose product MDLRDRVVLITGARRIGATVASELAKRGADIALSYNRSKDEAEATAEAVRAAGRRAVVWQADLSVPRDCEALVAATVADLGRLDVLVSMASVYRAVPFDQLTVDTLQASLDVDLKSAFACAKAVVPHMRAAGGGRIVNFADWLVVSQRPRYKGYLAYYVAKKAVMGLTEALALELAEDQILVNAIAPGPILAPPELADDELEAVEKATPLGRWGGGEAIAKAVLALIDNDFITGETIRVDGGRHVR is encoded by the coding sequence ATGGACCTGCGTGATCGCGTTGTCCTCATCACGGGCGCCAGGCGAATCGGTGCGACGGTGGCCTCGGAGTTGGCGAAGCGGGGCGCAGACATCGCCCTCAGCTACAACAGATCGAAGGACGAAGCCGAGGCGACCGCCGAGGCGGTGCGTGCCGCGGGCCGCCGCGCCGTCGTCTGGCAGGCGGATCTGTCCGTGCCGCGCGACTGCGAAGCGCTCGTGGCCGCAACGGTCGCAGACCTCGGCCGTCTCGACGTCCTGGTCAGCATGGCCTCGGTGTACCGGGCCGTGCCGTTCGACCAACTCACCGTCGACACATTGCAGGCAAGCCTCGACGTGGACCTGAAATCGGCCTTCGCCTGCGCGAAGGCGGTCGTGCCTCACATGCGCGCGGCGGGTGGTGGCCGCATCGTCAATTTCGCCGACTGGCTGGTCGTCAGCCAGCGGCCGCGCTACAAGGGCTATCTCGCCTACTACGTCGCCAAGAAAGCGGTCATGGGACTGACCGAGGCGCTCGCGCTGGAACTGGCCGAGGACCAGATCCTCGTCAATGCAATCGCTCCGGGCCCGATTCTCGCCCCGCCGGAACTCGCCGACGACGAACTCGAGGCGGTGGAGAAGGCGACGCCGCTCGGACGATGGGGCGGCGGCGAGGCCATCGCCAAAGCCGTGCTCGCGCTCATCGACAACGATTTCATCACTGGAGAGACGATTCGCGTCGACGGCGGCCGGCACGTGCGCTGA
- a CDS encoding pyridoxal phosphate-dependent aminotransferase, whose translation MHYLDTVPFSGIVRIRDMMYAVDRPFRLDQGDVSFDAPETVKAGMRQAIADNRSHYLQTAGVPRLQELLAEKLRTRNGIPVGGPDDVLVTNGGIHALYILFQSLLEPGDEVVIPDPQWPPTAGTILSARGTIVRCPLREDREWRFDLDDLASRITSKTRVVYLNSPHNPTGGVLTRADVAGVAELAQRHNLWVVSDEAYEDVVFGCEHISIASIAGMYPRTIPVFTFSKTYAMTGLRLGYMAVGDPALRDRIRKMLFFTASNVSSVVQYGGIGALEGSQDIVEVYRAELEARRDLFYAGIGGLDGVFTGRSPRGAFYAFLKFDGNWRARATQPLPPAPQEGGGSASASWELTEYLIRQGRIGCIPGADFGPGGERHLRFCFARDRAELEGAIESLHRLFA comes from the coding sequence ATGCACTATCTCGACACCGTTCCGTTCTCCGGCATCGTCCGCATCAGGGACATGATGTACGCCGTCGACCGGCCGTTCCGCCTGGATCAGGGGGACGTCAGCTTCGATGCGCCCGAAACCGTGAAGGCGGGCATGCGCCAGGCGATCGCCGACAACCGGTCCCACTACCTGCAAACCGCTGGCGTGCCGCGCCTGCAGGAACTGCTCGCCGAGAAACTGCGTACGAGGAACGGCATCCCCGTGGGCGGGCCGGACGACGTGCTGGTCACAAACGGCGGCATCCACGCCCTCTACATCCTGTTCCAGTCGCTGCTCGAACCTGGCGACGAAGTCGTCATTCCCGATCCGCAGTGGCCGCCGACGGCAGGCACCATCCTCAGCGCTCGTGGCACCATCGTCCGGTGCCCGCTTCGCGAGGATCGCGAGTGGCGATTCGATCTCGACGATCTCGCCTCCCGCATCACGTCGAAGACCCGCGTCGTCTACCTGAATTCGCCACACAACCCGACGGGCGGCGTTCTGACTCGCGCCGATGTCGCGGGCGTGGCGGAGTTGGCGCAGCGGCACAACCTCTGGGTCGTGTCCGACGAGGCGTACGAGGATGTCGTGTTCGGCTGCGAGCACATCAGCATCGCTTCCATCGCCGGCATGTACCCGCGCACGATCCCCGTCTTCACCTTCAGCAAGACGTACGCGATGACCGGTCTTCGACTCGGCTACATGGCCGTTGGCGATCCGGCGCTGCGCGATCGCATTCGAAAGATGCTGTTCTTCACCGCGAGCAATGTGTCGTCGGTGGTGCAGTACGGCGGGATTGGCGCACTCGAGGGCTCGCAGGACATCGTCGAGGTCTACCGCGCCGAGCTGGAGGCGCGGCGCGACCTGTTCTACGCGGGCATCGGAGGACTCGACGGTGTGTTCACCGGACGTTCGCCGAGAGGTGCCTTCTATGCCTTCTTGAAGTTCGACGGGAATTGGCGTGCGCGCGCCACGCAACCGCTTCCGCCCGCGCCGCAGGAGGGTGGCGGGTCGGCCTCGGCATCGTGGGAGTTGACCGAGTACCTCATCAGGCAGGGCCGCATCGGCTGCATTCCGGGCGCCGACTTCGGACCTGGCGGCGAAAGACACCTTCGATTCTGCTTCGCCCGCGACCGCGCCGAACTCGAGGGCGCGATCGAGTCCCTGCACCGCCTGTTCGCATAG
- a CDS encoding D-cysteine desulfhydrase family protein: MSRPDERALEALGSIPRLALAHYPTPIEELSRLRDAIGGGPNLLIKRDDALSFGFGGNKVRKLEMVVARAQADGADTLITTGGVQSNHARVTAAAAARLGMRCVIVANGTPPERLSGNALLDALFGAEIQYVASRAERAPTMAATAERLRLEGHRPVVIPLGASTPLGALGFVKAIGELVSQMPSPPDYIFHSTSSGGTQAGLVAGCALHAVATRVIGISADETVAGIQSTVHSIIEGMGEMLNIDGRALAAARPIEADDRFVGDGYGIPSQASREAQSLLARSQALVVDHTYTAKALAGMIGWIREGRIAAHETVLFWHTGGQVGIFAL; the protein is encoded by the coding sequence ATGTCCAGACCTGACGAGCGGGCCCTCGAGGCCCTTGGATCCATCCCCCGTCTTGCACTCGCGCACTACCCGACGCCCATCGAGGAGTTGTCGCGTCTTCGCGACGCGATCGGCGGCGGTCCGAACCTGCTGATCAAGCGGGACGATGCCCTGTCGTTCGGATTCGGGGGGAACAAGGTCCGCAAGCTCGAGATGGTCGTCGCGCGGGCGCAGGCGGACGGCGCCGACACGCTGATCACGACCGGTGGTGTGCAGTCGAACCACGCGCGCGTGACGGCCGCTGCCGCGGCGCGCCTGGGAATGCGGTGCGTGATTGTCGCCAACGGGACGCCGCCCGAACGCTTGAGCGGCAATGCGCTGCTCGACGCGCTGTTCGGTGCGGAGATCCAGTACGTCGCCTCCCGCGCAGAACGGGCGCCCACGATGGCCGCGACGGCCGAGCGCCTGCGCCTGGAGGGCCATCGTCCCGTCGTCATTCCGCTCGGCGCGTCGACACCGCTCGGCGCGCTGGGGTTCGTGAAGGCGATTGGGGAACTCGTCTCGCAGATGCCGAGCCCGCCTGACTACATCTTTCACTCGACCTCGTCGGGAGGTACGCAAGCAGGCCTCGTCGCCGGCTGCGCGCTCCACGCCGTCGCGACGCGCGTCATCGGCATCAGCGCCGACGAAACCGTGGCGGGAATCCAGTCCACCGTCCATTCGATCATCGAAGGGATGGGCGAGATGCTGAATATCGATGGGCGCGCCCTCGCGGCGGCCCGACCGATCGAAGCCGATGACCGGTTCGTCGGCGACGGCTATGGAATCCCGAGCCAGGCCTCGCGCGAGGCGCAGTCGCTGCTCGCACGCAGCCAGGCGCTGGTCGTCGACCACACCTACACGGCGAAGGCCCTGGCCGGCATGATCGGCTGGATCCGCGAGGGCCGGATCGCGGCGCACGAGACCGTGCTGTTCTGGCACACAGGAGGGCAGGTCGGGATCTTTGCGCTATAG